A single Anopheles maculipalpis chromosome 3RL, idAnoMacuDA_375_x, whole genome shotgun sequence DNA region contains:
- the LOC126560687 gene encoding serine-rich adhesin for platelets has translation MNVASSSPSSRKQKRLGPAPIASMEDTTAEEKAQMEQQNHHNLPRWSQEKCSIDSARGSPTKTFECASALIPATPRIDISRASSHSSHHDSRDSSPENVFEQVGTGTLQDSGVLGFREEDTLDLRNSTEELQFMEPEKGNREKEKPNTQITYGSCPTQRYSPIIWKLEEQTTQPQYQFQQQQQHNRKDSASSEVVAFLSISGRTSRLSSVGSQGSANSKLSATSAVSGISRSPSPHKMLLETSFCGAKPMQAYSESGIVGSSLEPSTEKMLEQVILSRKKDPTEAVLAEGIHMNTFTAMAANSTLDGGQRRALPAAVPQQPPPGGGDFPGVEHDTAKTEGHVRRKSDCGTGTTNNLDIQALKSNQTSRSVGNKRHIPPQDLKNSIVGVMPSGTEYIRIKLKPDHCYSDNGIADNERVVEKPKDGAQELSVSSAHDPHRTRASSITRSPSPANQHLPRKKRTSTASNESGTLGGRYYDQQMDHPSASTNSTPSKQKLVLKMFKSKRDPKSKSPSPMGSAAECIGQSFYSAGSGEHHIAASNIGAARSPGSTGLRYYDAPLDGQSIHIPLHTPPEERRLGSFRSAAGVTTSSFVDTAATACGGAQVSVSASGTPTGHSSIIQKHAKTPKQQRIANMTVTIHDRPKPMPPLKCYRIDNPDGSIIIPLKSPIEDKENSTQNWESVIGELSQRIEKHVSEDQDDSCITSPTGNQSATLTQNYADPSDRRHEPICRTTAPPPPPPPPPASRTKSPKPPVPVPTEAKASVDVDVHKQQQHLQHATTSSISTSMRQKQAALFQMRMGSGSEEQIFSTTLKDYSKEMNRNSSTVSQSSEGSIQKAPCGYEDRKDGSDKLVDSGTTNGGGGAQTRKQLAGKCSEHPNDLVTADSVTSSSSSPQQVMQAKGAMLMKELHEHQKQYQLRQQLQHQQQQQQQQREQLRDSNVAENSTEAITDASAAVVSRSSSPTECISSDAKHQQHDNHQHQQQKHHHHHIYRQKNHNHNHMSTTDRPDSSATIDDGMASSESEKDSEFDSASMRAGRHALRPNMLAIEDHESAGLVFQESFDDELPYIPTTLPEEKPVGIKLVPAKERTQHDLKTYPLERPRSTTPIHPGSLEKYCHDRSATTATTGARGMVERANVGGDKAPTVRDSTANGTGVAKLRISLPVKKPSESGGSATGSRVFEHRSSLGAITMTTTTAGASTGGTSATGIGIMGRQYRSTSTTSAMMMSSMVVNSRGITSEDSPTPPPLPPRKASTSSSSVITATPPGHKWIDVEAIPEMRKAPKRITAIPQKQQQQSQTPRNSSSEGTGYTIDRKETGADGQVYNYVNPEDCQCECHDHERTTGHSNTGVVAHESEMMDSSIELAEDCRPLLRSSSSSLTAAPTGTTPVVDECTADRKAPLDRTIPEAESMEKHKQQQQQQHQQQQ, from the exons ATGAATGTAGCATCGTCGTCTCCATCGTCTCGTAAACAGAAACGTCTTGGTCCTGCACCAATTGCCTCTATGGAAGACACtacggcagaagagaaagcACAG ATGGAGCAACAAAACCATCACAATCTGCCACGGTGGTCACAGGAAAAGTGCTCCATCGATTCAGCCCGTGGCTCGCCGACCAAAACCTTTGAATGCGCATCGGCGCTAATACCGGCAACTCCACGTATAGACATTAGTCGAGCCTCTTCTCACTCATCCCATCACGACAGTAGAGACAGCAGTCCCGAAAATGTCTTCGAACAG GTCGGTACTGGCACATTGCAAGACTCAGGCGTGCTCGGCTTTCGTGAGGAAGACACACTTGACTTGCGGAATTCCACCGAGGAACTGCAGTTTATGGAACCGGAAAAGGGAaatcgagagaaagagaaacccAATACGCAA ATTACATACGGATCCTGTCCAACCCAACGTTACTCGCCAATCATATGGAAGTTGGAAGAACAAACAACGCAACCGCAATACCAgttccagcagcaacagcaacacaaccGTAAAGATTCAGCCAGTTCTGAGGTGGTGGcatttctttctatttctGGACGTACTAGTCGCCTATCAAGTGTGGGCAGCCAGGgatcagcaaacagcaaactgTCCGCTACGTCAGCAGTGTCTGGAATATCGCGTTCACCTTCACCTCACAAGATGCTGTTAGAGACATCATTTTGTGGCGCGAAGCCCATGCAGGCATATTCCGAGAGTGGAATTGTAGGAAGCAGTCTTGAGCCATCCACAGAGAAAATGCTAGAACAAGTAATACTGTCCCGTAAGAAAGACCCAACAGAAGCAGTTTTGGCAGAAGGTATACACATGAATACATTCACTGCAATGGCTGCAAACTCCACGTTAGATGGTGGCCAACGGCGAGCACTACCCGCAGCCGTTCCGCAACAACCACCTCCCGGAGGAGGAGATTTTCCAGGGGTAGAGCATGATACAGCCAAGACGGAGGGTCATGTGCGGCGCAAGTCTGACTGTGGAACGGGTACCACCAATAATCTCGATATACAAGCGCTGAAATCTAACCAAACCAGCCGCAGCGTCGGCAACAAGCGTCACATCCCGCCACAAGATTTGAAGAACTCGATAGTGGGTGTTATGCCAAGCGGTACTGAATACATCCGGATTAAGCTGAAACCGGACCATTGCTACAGCGATAACGGCATTGCGGACAATGAACGTGTCGTAGAAAAGCCGAAGGATGGTGCCCAGGAGCTGTCGGTATCGTCAGCCCACGATCCGCATCGAACACGCGCGTCCAGTATTACACGATCACCATCCCCAGCAAAC CAGCATCTTCCACGGAAAAAGCGCACTTCAACGGCATCGAATGAATCGGGCACGCTTGGTGGTCGGTACTATGATCAGCAGATGGACCATCCTAGCGCATCGACCAATTCGACACCGTCGAAACAGAAGCTTGTGCTGAAGatgttcaaatcaaaacggGACCCAAAATCGAAATCGCCTTCGCCGATGGGTTCGGCCGCCGAATGCATTGGCCAATCTTTCTACAGTGCTGGCAGCGGAGAACATCATATAGCTGCAAGCAACATCGGTGCAGCACGATCGCCTGGATCAACGGGTTTACGCTACTACGACGCACCACTTGATGGTCAAAGTATACACATTCCTTTGCACACACCACCGGAAGAACGGCGGTTGGGTTCATTTCGTAGTGCAGCTGGTGTAACGACGTCATCGTTCGTTGATACAGCAGCCACAGCTTGCGGTGGAGCACAAGTGTCCGTATCTGCATCAGGCACACCAACAGGACATAGCAGTATCATTCAAAAACACGCCAAAACACCCAAACAGCAACGCATTGCCAATATGACGGTTACGATTCACGATCGACCCAAACCGATGCCACCGCTCAAATGCTATAGGATCGACAATCCGGACGGTAGTATTATAATACCACTTAAGTCTCCGATCGAGGATAAGGAGAATAGCACTCAAAATTGGGAGAGTGTCATCGGGGAACTGTCGCAGCGCATTGAAAAGCATGTTAGTGAGGATCAAGACGATAGTTGCATTACATCACCCACTGGTAATCAGTCGGCAACGTTAACACAAAATTATGCCGACCCTTCAGATCGCCGCCATGAACCAATCTGCAGAACGACTGCACCTCCTcctccgccaccaccgccaccggcaTCCAGAACGAAATCACCTAAACCTCCTGTACCTGTACCGACGGAAGCGAAAGCATcggttgatgttgatgtacacaaacaacaacaacaccttcAACATGCAACAACGTCGTCGATAAGCACTTCCATGCGCCAGAAACAAGCGGCCCTGTTTCAAATGCGCATGGGTTCTGGTAGTGAGGAGCAAATATTTAGCACCACGCTAAAGGATTACTCGAAAGAGATGAACCGCAATAGCTCAACTGTAAGCCAAAGCTCGGAAGGATCGATACAGAAAGCTCCGTGCGGGTATGAGGATCGTAAAGACGGGAGCGACAAATTAGTCGATAGTGGTACTACgaatggtggtggcggtgccCAAACAAGGAAACAGTTGGCCGGTAAATGTAGTGAGCATCCAAACGACCTAGTGACAGCCGATAGtgtaacatcatcatcatcttcacctCAACAGGTCATGCAGGCGAAGGGAGCGATGTTGATGAAGGAACTTCATGAGCATCAAAAGCAGTACCAGTTAAGGCAACAactacaacatcaacaacaacaacaacagcagcaacgagAGCAGTTACGGGACAGCAATGTAGCAGAGAATAGCACAGAAGCAATTACGGATGCATCGGCTGCAGTAGTATCACGTAGTAGTAGTCCTACCGAATGTATAAGTAGTGACGCAAAGCACCAACAGCACGACAACcaccaacatcaacaacaaaaacaccatcatcatcacatttATCGTCAAAAGAACCATAATCATAATCACATGTCAACGACCGATCGACCAGATTCCAGTGCCACCATCGACGACGGCATGGCATCGTCAGAGAGTGAAAAGGATTCGGAATTTGATTCTGCATCGATGAGGGCTGGTCGACATGCTCTTCGGCCGAATATGCTTGCGATCGAAGATCACGAAAGTGCCGGTTTGGTGTTTCAGGAATCTTTCGACGACGAACTGCCATACATTCCGACTACGTTGCCGGAAGAGAAACCAGTAGGCATCAAGCTAGTGCCTGCCAAAGAACGCACGCAACATGATTTGAAAACGTATCCGTTAGAGCGGCCACGTTCGACCACTCCCATCCATCCTGGATCACTAGAAAAGTATTGCCATGATCGGTCGGCCACTACGGCCACTACGGGCGCACGTGGAATGGTAGAACGAGCGAACGTTGGCGGAGATAAAGCACCAACCGTGCGTGATTCCACAGCAAATGGCACGGGTGTAGCGAAACTACGCATTAGCTTACCGGTCAAGAAACCTAGCGAGAGTGGTGGATCTGCAACTGGATCTAGAGTGTTTGAGCATCGATCATCGTTGGGTGCAATTACCATGACCACAACGACAGCGGGAGCAAGCACGGGAGGAACTAGTGCAACGGGCATCGGAATTATGGGTAGACAGTATCGGTCAACCTCGACGACGTCGGCAATGATGATGTCCTCAATGGTCGTCAATAGCCGTGGTATTACGTCAGAAGATTCACCAACGCCGCCACCACTGCCACCGCGTAAAGcgtctacatcatcatcatcggtgatCACGGCCACCCCACCAGGTCACAAATGGATCGACGTTGAAGCAATACCAGAAATGCGAAAAGCACCGAAACGTATTACAGCAATACCacagaagcaacagcaacaatcccAAACACCACGAAACTCCAGCAGCGAAGGTACCGGCTACACTATCGATCGGAAAGAAACAGGCGCAGACGGTCAGGTGTACAACTACGTTAATCCGGAAGACTGTCAGTGTGAATGCCACGATCACGAACGGACCACCGGCCATTCAAACACAGGTGTCGTCGCTCACGAAAGTGAAATGATGGACTCCTCGATCGAATTGGCCGAAGATTGCAGGCCACTGCTGCGGTCATCGTCGTCCTCGCTTACGGCAGCCCCAACGGGCACAACACCAGTGGTGGACGAATGCACTGCTGACCGGAAAGCGCCGCTAGACAGGACAATTCCTGAAGCCGAAAG TATGGAGAagcacaagcagcagcagcagcagcagcaccagcagcaacagtag